One Mesorhizobium sp. L-2-11 genomic region harbors:
- a CDS encoding GNAT family N-acetyltransferase, with product MADQLPEIELEDRGSKGRYLLRGPDGAEAEMTFTKIGEHQIIIDHTEVPDAFRGQGAGLRLVTRAVEDARTAGKKIIPLCPFANAQFHRHPEWADVLKQ from the coding sequence ATGGCTGACCAATTGCCGGAGATCGAACTGGAGGACCGCGGTTCCAAGGGTCGATATCTCCTGCGCGGGCCTGATGGCGCTGAGGCGGAGATGACTTTTACCAAGATCGGCGAGCACCAGATCATCATCGACCACACCGAAGTGCCGGATGCGTTTCGCGGCCAGGGCGCGGGGCTCAGGCTCGTCACCCGCGCCGTCGAGGACGCGCGTACGGCGGGCAAGAAGATCATCCCGCTCTGTCCGTTCGCCAACGCCCAGTTCCATCGTCACCCGGAATGGGCCGACGTGTTGAAGCAATAG
- a CDS encoding alpha/beta hydrolase, which yields MSKDAYTYKTLPGSPDGSLLFVFHGTGADENQLLSLGRDLAPQATIVSPRGDVSEDGAARFFRRTGEGVYDMDDLARATDKMVGFVRTHVEASKPASVLGLGYSNGANILASVVFAAPSLFDAAVLMHPLIPFEPEVKGSLAGRRILVTAGKRDPICPPNLTVRLEAYLRADGADVTVEWHDGGHEVQSNEIEAARRFLSATLAEGA from the coding sequence ATGAGCAAGGACGCCTATACCTACAAAACACTGCCCGGTTCGCCTGATGGATCGCTGCTCTTCGTCTTCCACGGCACCGGGGCCGACGAGAACCAGCTTCTGTCGCTCGGGCGCGATCTGGCGCCGCAGGCGACCATCGTTTCGCCGCGCGGCGATGTCTCGGAAGACGGCGCTGCGCGCTTCTTTCGCCGCACCGGCGAGGGCGTCTACGACATGGACGACCTGGCGCGGGCGACGGACAAGATGGTTGGCTTCGTCAGGACGCATGTCGAGGCGTCAAAGCCCGCGTCGGTGCTTGGCCTCGGCTATTCCAACGGTGCCAACATCCTGGCTTCGGTGGTGTTCGCGGCGCCCTCTCTGTTCGACGCAGCGGTGCTGATGCATCCCCTGATCCCGTTCGAGCCGGAGGTGAAGGGCAGTCTCGCCGGCCGCCGCATCCTGGTCACAGCAGGCAAACGCGATCCGATCTGCCCGCCGAACCTGACCGTCCGGCTCGAAGCCTATTTGCGTGCCGATGGCGCCGATGTCACAGTGGAATGGCACGACGGCGGCCATGAGGTTCAGTCGAACGAGATCGAGGCGGCGCGGCGGTTCCTGTCCGCTACGCTGGCAGAAGGAGCGTAA
- a CDS encoding alkaline phosphatase family protein, whose product MVRKDRRPNVLLITCDQWRGDCLSAAGHKVVRTPNADALAAEGVLFRRHFGGAAPCSPARACLYTGLYQMNNRVCRNGTPLDSRHGNIALSARSLGYDPTLFGYTDVSPDPRMLAPGDPRLKSYEGVLPGFTVRQLLPEHQKPWLSWLKARGIDSSAGFPDIHRPADDIVDATTDGAVTTSPPVYSKDETPAAFLTGEFVRWLGEQERDTPWFAHLSFLSPHPPFIVPEPYNSMYDPAEGPAFRRAASWQAEAQNHPYLAYELGQQQRANFRPGAEGKVRDWGDDNFRRIRALYYGMISEVDAQLGRIWQAVKAADAWDDTIVVLTSDHAEMMGDHFMLGKGGFFDGSFHIPLIIRDPRRRKAGGASVDRFTEAVDIAPTLLDLLGEVSPPHLDGQSLKPFLDGREPGNWREAAHWEFDFRSVADGHAERHFGIGPRHCNLAVIRTKQFKYVHFGGGLTPLLFDLEQNRDELTNVAADPAYLPVRLELAERLLAWRAEHLDQSLALAELTEDGVAGHVAGLPPFQS is encoded by the coding sequence TTGGTCAGAAAAGACAGACGCCCGAATGTTCTCCTGATCACCTGCGACCAGTGGCGCGGCGACTGCCTGTCGGCGGCGGGCCACAAGGTGGTGCGAACGCCGAATGCCGACGCGCTCGCCGCCGAGGGCGTGCTGTTTCGACGGCACTTTGGCGGGGCGGCGCCCTGCTCGCCGGCACGCGCCTGCCTCTACACCGGCCTTTACCAGATGAACAATCGCGTCTGCCGCAACGGCACGCCGCTCGACTCCCGCCATGGCAACATCGCGCTCTCGGCACGCAGTCTCGGCTATGATCCGACGCTGTTCGGCTATACCGACGTGTCGCCCGATCCGCGCATGCTGGCGCCAGGCGACCCGCGGCTGAAAAGCTATGAAGGCGTGCTGCCCGGCTTCACCGTTCGCCAACTCCTGCCGGAGCACCAGAAACCGTGGCTGTCATGGCTCAAGGCGCGCGGCATCGATAGCAGCGCCGGTTTTCCCGACATCCATCGGCCAGCGGACGATATCGTTGACGCTACGACGGACGGCGCCGTGACCACCTCACCGCCCGTCTACTCGAAGGACGAGACCCCAGCCGCCTTCCTGACCGGCGAATTCGTCCGCTGGCTCGGCGAGCAGGAGCGCGACACACCGTGGTTCGCGCATCTTTCCTTCCTCAGCCCGCATCCGCCCTTCATCGTGCCGGAGCCTTACAACAGCATGTATGATCCGGCCGAGGGTCCGGCTTTCCGCCGCGCCGCGAGCTGGCAGGCCGAGGCGCAGAACCACCCCTACCTTGCCTATGAACTTGGCCAGCAGCAGCGGGCAAATTTCCGCCCCGGCGCCGAGGGCAAGGTGCGCGACTGGGGCGACGACAATTTTCGCCGCATCCGCGCGCTCTATTACGGCATGATCTCGGAAGTCGACGCGCAGCTTGGCCGGATCTGGCAGGCGGTCAAGGCGGCGGATGCCTGGGACGACACCATCGTCGTGCTGACCTCTGACCATGCCGAGATGATGGGCGACCATTTCATGCTGGGCAAGGGCGGCTTCTTCGACGGCAGTTTTCATATTCCGCTGATCATCCGCGACCCGCGTCGCCGCAAGGCGGGCGGCGCCAGCGTCGACCGCTTCACCGAAGCGGTGGACATAGCGCCGACATTGCTCGACCTGCTTGGCGAGGTGTCCCCGCCGCATCTCGACGGACAATCGCTGAAGCCGTTCCTGGATGGCCGGGAGCCGGGCAATTGGCGCGAAGCCGCGCATTGGGAGTTCGATTTCCGCTCGGTTGCCGACGGTCATGCCGAGCGCCATTTCGGCATCGGTCCGCGCCACTGCAATCTGGCCGTCATCCGCACGAAACAATTCAAATATGTACATTTCGGCGGCGGCCTGACGCCGCTGCTGTTCGACCTGGAGCAGAATCGAGACGAGCTGACCAATGTCGCTGCCGATCCGGCCTATCTGCCGGTCCGGCTGGAGCTTGCCGAAAGGCTGCTTGCCTGGCGGGCCGAACATCTCGATCAGTCGCTGGCGCTCGCCGAATTGACCGAGGATGGCGTTGCCGGCCACGTCGCAGGCCTGCCACCTTTCCAGTCATGA
- a CDS encoding VOC family protein, translated as MLDQIKGLHHVTSMARDARQNNAFFTKKLGLRRVKKTVNFDAPDVYHLYYADELGTPGSVMTYFPFPNIGKGRHGVGEVGTTVYSVPEGTLAYWEKRFADQGVAGLSRDESFGEKRLGFAGPDGDGFALVENKADTRTPWAKGNVPSDEAIRGFHSVSLRLKDGGATEELLKFMGYEEVDTSGTVRRLAVKDGNGANFVDIESLPGAAFADLGAGSVHHVAFAVENRAKQLEVRKALMDTGYQVTPVIDRDYFWAIYFRTPGGVLFEVATSEPGFDRDEDAAHLGEALKLPSQHQHLRPYLEQHLQKLED; from the coding sequence ATGCTCGACCAGATCAAGGGTCTGCATCACGTCACCTCGATGGCCAGGGATGCGCGCCAGAACAACGCGTTCTTCACCAAAAAGCTCGGCCTGCGCCGGGTCAAGAAAACCGTCAATTTCGACGCCCCGGATGTCTACCATCTCTACTATGCCGACGAACTCGGCACGCCCGGTTCGGTGATGACCTATTTTCCGTTTCCCAACATCGGCAAGGGCCGCCACGGCGTTGGCGAGGTCGGTACCACGGTCTATTCGGTTCCCGAAGGCACGCTCGCCTATTGGGAAAAGCGTTTTGCCGATCAGGGCGTCGCCGGCCTCTCGCGCGACGAGAGCTTCGGCGAGAAACGCCTTGGCTTCGCCGGTCCCGATGGCGACGGGTTTGCGCTGGTCGAGAACAAGGCCGACACCCGCACGCCGTGGGCGAAGGGCAATGTTCCCTCCGACGAGGCGATCCGCGGCTTTCACTCGGTGTCGCTCAGGCTGAAAGATGGCGGCGCCACGGAGGAACTGCTGAAATTCATGGGCTATGAGGAAGTCGACACGTCCGGCACTGTAAGAAGGCTGGCGGTGAAGGACGGCAACGGCGCCAACTTCGTCGATATCGAATCGCTGCCGGGCGCCGCTTTTGCCGATCTCGGCGCCGGCTCGGTCCACCACGTCGCCTTCGCTGTCGAAAACCGCGCCAAGCAGCTCGAAGTGCGCAAGGCGCTGATGGACACCGGCTACCAGGTGACGCCAGTGATCGACCGCGACTATTTCTGGGCGATCTATTTCCGCACGCCGGGCGGCGTGCTGTTCGAAGTCGCCACCAGCGAGCCGGGCTTCGACCGCGACGAGGACGCCGCCCACCTTGGCGAGGCGCTGAAGCTGCCGTCGCAGCACCAGCATCTGAGGCCCTATCTAGAGCAACATCTGCAAAAGCTGGAAGACTGA